One Patescibacteria group bacterium DNA segment encodes these proteins:
- the dprA gene encoding DNA-processing protein DprA, whose translation MPSDAKYYHAFNLIPNIGPLKFKKLIAYFSDLEKAWFAPCTEIIKSGISEEVSERICAERQRVNPETEWQKLTAQGIQAITIQDKDYPPLLKETYDPPAILYLRGQITNPNDTSLSVVGTRKPTSYGREVAFQLVGLLVQAQITIVSGLALGIDALSHQACLNFGGYTIAVLGGGVDDPSIYPRANWQLAQNIIRRGGALVSEYPPATRPLKQNFPQRNRIISGLSKGALIIEAGEKSGTLITARAALEQNREVFAVPGSIYNPCSRGTNYLIKIGAKLVTNIQDILEELNLSVLQEIPRNQKITPDNPEEALVLQHLSGEPIYIDALAKKTKLAPAKISTTLTILEMKGIVRNIGSANYVIAR comes from the coding sequence TCGGATTTAGAAAAAGCCTGGTTCGCGCCCTGCACGGAAATCATCAAAAGCGGCATTTCGGAAGAAGTAAGCGAAAGAATCTGCGCGGAACGCCAGCGTGTCAATCCTGAAACGGAATGGCAGAAATTAACAGCGCAGGGGATTCAAGCCATCACCATTCAAGATAAAGATTATCCCCCTCTCCTCAAAGAAACTTATGACCCGCCGGCAATCTTGTATCTGCGCGGTCAAATTACAAATCCGAACGATACCTCTTTAAGCGTAGTCGGCACGCGCAAACCCACATCTTATGGCCGAGAAGTAGCATTTCAACTTGTAGGTCTGCTTGTCCAAGCCCAAATCACCATCGTCTCCGGATTGGCTTTAGGCATTGACGCCCTTAGCCATCAAGCTTGTTTGAATTTTGGCGGCTACACCATCGCGGTTTTGGGCGGAGGCGTGGACGATCCTTCAATTTATCCGCGGGCGAATTGGCAGCTTGCCCAAAATATTATCCGAAGAGGCGGCGCTCTGGTCTCCGAATACCCGCCTGCTACCCGCCCATTAAAACAAAATTTTCCGCAGCGCAATCGCATTATTTCTGGTCTCTCCAAGGGAGCTCTGATTATTGAAGCGGGTGAAAAAAGCGGCACTTTGATTACCGCGCGCGCCGCTTTAGAACAAAATCGCGAAGTCTTCGCCGTGCCCGGCTCCATTTATAATCCTTGTTCGCGCGGGACTAATTATTTGATTAAAATAGGCGCTAAACTCGTAACTAATATCCAAGATATTTTAGAAGAATTGAATTTAAGTGTCTTGCAGGAAATCCCAAGAAACCAAAAAATCACCCCCGATAATCCCGAAGAAGCTTTAGTGCTGCAACATCTTTCTGGCGAGCCAATTTACATTGACGCATTAGCCAAAAAAACAAAACTCGCGCCGGCTAAGATATCCACAACATTGACAATCCTAGAAATGAAAGGTATTGTTCGCAATATTGGAAGCGCGAATTATGTGATAGCAAGATAA
- the topA gene encoding type I DNA topoisomerase, with protein MRNLVIVESPTKANTISRFLGSEYKVESSYGHIRDLPQKKLGVNTRKNFEPEYVIAPRARKIVKKLKDLADRANKVYLATDEDREGEAIAWHLKKALGLKEKNTQRIAFHEITKEAILSALKKPREINLALVDAQQARRILDRLVGYKLSPFLWRKVARGLSAGRVQSVTVRLVCEREEEVKKFKPQEYWTIIASLLKKNPRAGEQASDKSGQEFKATLIQNGETTIPRLGIKTKKEADKILQDLKNAVYKVANIAKKEIRRKPFAPFTTSTLQQAAAQHFGFSTKFTMRLAQTLYEGVKIGEKEATGLITYMRTDSTNLAAKAVKEIREVIEKKLGVSYLPQKPCFYKTKTKSAQEAHEAIRPTIPSLTPEKIKDYLDPRQYKLYELIWKRAIACQTKEAVIDGTTVDIQAKNYLFRAAGAVIKFDGFLKIYPASATETYLPKLEDNEILSLSRLASEQHFTEPPARYNEASLVRALEKYGIGRPSTYAPIISTIQNRGYVKKIEKKFHPQEIGIVVNDLLVKHFPKIVDIHFTAQIEDELDEIANQKKEWVPVVREVYDPFIKNLKTKEMEISKKEITEQKTDKKCPDCGKAMVVKLGRFGKFLACTGYPECKHTEPLGEEKILAKELAGGKCEKCGKEMVVRQGRFGPFLACSGYPACKNIKSVVKKTGVSCPKCEKGEIIEKRSKKGRTFYACDQYPKCEFALWNKPTGKKCPECGSLLVFGKESAAVCSNKECKPR; from the coding sequence ATGAGGAATCTCGTCATCGTTGAATCTCCTACCAAAGCGAACACTATTTCGCGTTTTTTGGGTTCGGAATATAAAGTAGAATCCTCGTATGGTCATATCCGCGATTTACCCCAAAAGAAGCTTGGTGTGAATACGCGTAAAAATTTTGAACCCGAATATGTGATCGCGCCGCGCGCGAGAAAAATAGTCAAAAAATTGAAAGACCTCGCTGACCGAGCAAACAAGGTGTATCTTGCCACTGACGAAGACCGTGAAGGCGAAGCGATTGCTTGGCACTTAAAAAAAGCTCTGGGATTAAAAGAAAAAAATACCCAAAGAATCGCTTTTCACGAAATTACCAAAGAAGCGATTCTTTCCGCTCTGAAAAAACCTCGCGAGATTAACCTCGCTCTCGTTGACGCGCAACAGGCGCGGCGGATCTTGGATCGCCTCGTCGGTTACAAACTTTCCCCTTTTTTATGGCGCAAGGTAGCAAGAGGTCTTTCCGCGGGTAGGGTGCAATCCGTAACCGTGCGCCTTGTTTGCGAACGGGAAGAAGAAGTTAAAAAATTTAAGCCGCAAGAATACTGGACAATCATCGCTTCGTTGCTGAAAAAGAATCCCCGCGCGGGAGAGCAAGCTTCAGATAAAAGCGGGCAGGAATTTAAAGCGACATTAATACAAAACGGTGAAACAACTATCCCTAGATTAGGTATCAAGACCAAAAAGGAAGCGGATAAAATTCTGCAGGATTTAAAAAATGCCGTCTATAAAGTAGCGAATATCGCCAAAAAAGAAATCCGGAGAAAACCGTTCGCTCCTTTTACCACTTCCACTCTCCAGCAAGCGGCGGCTCAACATTTTGGCTTTTCAACAAAGTTCACTATGCGGCTCGCCCAAACACTTTATGAGGGAGTTAAAATTGGCGAAAAAGAAGCGACAGGCTTAATTACCTATATGCGCACGGATTCCACCAACCTGGCGGCAAAGGCGGTAAAAGAAATCCGTGAGGTAATTGAAAAAAAGCTCGGGGTGTCTTATCTGCCTCAAAAACCTTGTTTTTACAAAACCAAAACAAAATCCGCCCAAGAAGCGCACGAGGCGATCCGACCCACGATTCCGAGCCTCACCCCAGAAAAGATCAAGGACTATCTAGACCCGCGCCAATATAAACTCTATGAATTGATTTGGAAACGCGCCATCGCCTGTCAAACAAAAGAAGCGGTTATTGACGGTACGACCGTGGATATTCAGGCAAAAAATTATTTGTTTCGAGCTGCAGGGGCGGTAATTAAGTTTGATGGCTTCTTGAAAATCTATCCTGCCTCCGCCACTGAAACTTACCTGCCCAAACTGGAAGACAACGAAATTCTTAGCCTATCCCGCTTGGCATCGGAACAGCACTTTACCGAACCGCCGGCGCGCTACAACGAAGCGTCACTTGTCCGCGCCTTGGAAAAATACGGCATTGGCCGCCCCTCCACGTACGCGCCAATCATCTCCACGATTCAGAACCGCGGCTATGTAAAAAAAATTGAAAAAAAATTTCACCCCCAAGAAATCGGCATCGTGGTCAATGACCTTCTAGTAAAACATTTCCCTAAAATTGTGGATATTCATTTTACTGCCCAGATTGAAGATGAACTGGACGAAATCGCGAATCAAAAAAAAGAATGGGTGCCCGTGGTGCGGGAGGTTTATGATCCCTTTATTAAAAATTTAAAGACCAAAGAAATGGAAATCTCCAAAAAAGAAATCACCGAGCAAAAAACCGACAAAAAATGCCCTGACTGCGGTAAGGCGATGGTGGTGAAACTCGGACGTTTTGGAAAATTTTTAGCTTGCACTGGTTATCCGGAATGCAAACACACCGAGCCCTTAGGCGAAGAGAAAATTTTAGCAAAGGAACTTGCTGGCGGAAAATGCGAAAAGTGTGGCAAAGAAATGGTGGTGCGCCAAGGACGCTTCGGACCTTTCCTCGCTTGTTCGGGTTACCCCGCGTGCAAAAATATTAAATCCGTTGTAAAGAAAACCGGCGTTTCCTGCCCCAAATGCGAAAAAGGTGAAATTATTGAAAAAAGAAGTAAAAAGGGGAGAACCTTCTATGCCTGCGACCAATACCCGAAATGCGAGTTTGCCCTTTGGAACAAACCCACTGGCAAAAAATGCCCCGAATGTGGCAGTCTGCTTGTCTTTGGCAAGGAAAGTGCCGCGGTCTGCAGCAATAAAGAATGCAAACCCCGTTAG